A genome region from Nicotiana tabacum cultivar K326 chromosome 13, ASM71507v2, whole genome shotgun sequence includes the following:
- the LOC107775688 gene encoding phosphoglucan phosphatase DSP4, amyloplastic-like, protein MNCLQNLPRSSGLSLRNFTGTTKKPYFPVVSLGMTKFADQRLSIVAQVVSGSESSTEKGETEKDAGKSDTYSNDMTAAMGAVLTYRHELGMNYNFIRPDLIVGSCLQTPEDVDKLRSIGVKTIFCLQQNPDLEYFGVDIGAIREYVNKCSDIEHLRAEIRDFDAFDLRLRLPAVVSKLSKAVNRNGGVTYIHCTAGLGRAPAVALTYMFWVQGYKLGEAFNLLMSKRSCFPKLDAIKSATADILTGLKRKPATLTWSGDDCSTVEISGLDIGWGQRISLEFDEERGLWTLQRDLPEGHYEYKYIVDGVWTCNEFEPITSPNKDGHINNYVKVLDDNPDSISAAVRNRLTSDDPDLTSDERLIIREFLEAYPDEE, encoded by the exons ATGAATTGCCTTCAGAATCTTCCCAG ATCCTCTGGTTTATCACTGAGAAACTTCACAGGCACTACAAAAAAGCCTTATTTCCCCGTTGTTTCACTG GGGATGACAAAATTTGCTGATCAGCGTCTAAGTATTGTGGCACAG gTTGTATCTGGTTCTGAATCTAGTACAGAGAAGGGTGAAACAGAGAAGGATGCAGGAAAATCTGATACATACAGCAATGACATGACTGCAGCCATGGGAGCTG ttttaacctataggcatgagTTAGGAATGAACTACAACTTCATCCGTCCAGATTTGATTGTTGGGTCATGTCTACAG ACTCCTGAGGATGTGGACAAGCTTCGCAGCATTGGAGTAAAAACTATTTTTTGCTTGCAGCAAAATCCAGATCTCGA ATATTTTGGGGTTGATATTGGTGCAATTCGTGAATATGTCAACAAATGCAGTGATATTGAACACTTGCGTGCCGAAATAAG GGATTTTGATGCATTTGATTTGAGGTTGCGGCTTCCAGCTGTCGTAAGCAAACTGAGCAAGGCCGTCAATAGAAATGGGGGTGTGACTTACATACATTGCACCGCTGGACTTGGCAGAGCTCCGGCAGTTGCG TTGACATATATGTTCTGGGTTCAAGGCTATAAGCTTGGTGAAGCTTTCAATTTACTCATG AGCAAGCGCTCCTGCTTTCCAAAACTAGATGCCATCAAAAGTGCCACAGCAGACATT CTTACAGGCCTTAAAAGGAAGCCTGCCACATTGACATGGTCTGGTGATGATTGTAGTACAGTGGAAATATCTGGACTTGATATTGGCTGGGGCCAG AGAATATCCTTGGAATTTGATGAGGAACGAGGTTTGTGGACTCTCCAGAGGGATTTGCCT GAAGGACACTATGAATACAAGTACATTGTTGATGGTGTATGGACATGCAATGAATTTGAGCCCATCACTTCTCCCAACAAAGATGGACATATCAACAACTATGtaaag GTTCTTGACGACAATCCAGACAGCATCAGTGCAGCAGTTCGGAATAGGCTCACTAGTGATGACCCTGATCTTACTTCAGACGAAAGGCTAATAATTAGGGAATTTCTTGAAGCTTATCCAGACGAAGAATGA
- the LOC107775688 gene encoding phosphoglucan phosphatase DSP4, amyloplastic-like isoform X1: MNCLQNLPRSSGLSLRNFTGTTKKPYFPVVSLGMTKFADQRLSIVAQVVSGSESSTEKGETEKDAGKSDTYSNDMTAAMGAVLTYRHELGMNYNFIRPDLIVGSCLQTPEDVDKLRSIGVKTIFCLQQNPDLEYFGVDIGAIREYVNKCSDIEHLRAEIRDFDAFDLRLRLPAVVSKLSKAVNRNGGVTYIHCTAGLGRAPAVALTYMFWVQGYKLGEAFNLLMSKRSCFPKLDAIKSATADILTGLKRKPATLTWSGDDCSTVEISGLDIGWGQRISLEFDEERGLWTLQRDLPEGHYEYKYIVDGVWTCNEFEPITSPNKDGHINNYVKQVLDDNPDSISAAVRNRLTSDDPDLTSDERLIIREFLEAYPDEE; this comes from the exons ATGAATTGCCTTCAGAATCTTCCCAG ATCCTCTGGTTTATCACTGAGAAACTTCACAGGCACTACAAAAAAGCCTTATTTCCCCGTTGTTTCACTG GGGATGACAAAATTTGCTGATCAGCGTCTAAGTATTGTGGCACAG gTTGTATCTGGTTCTGAATCTAGTACAGAGAAGGGTGAAACAGAGAAGGATGCAGGAAAATCTGATACATACAGCAATGACATGACTGCAGCCATGGGAGCTG ttttaacctataggcatgagTTAGGAATGAACTACAACTTCATCCGTCCAGATTTGATTGTTGGGTCATGTCTACAG ACTCCTGAGGATGTGGACAAGCTTCGCAGCATTGGAGTAAAAACTATTTTTTGCTTGCAGCAAAATCCAGATCTCGA ATATTTTGGGGTTGATATTGGTGCAATTCGTGAATATGTCAACAAATGCAGTGATATTGAACACTTGCGTGCCGAAATAAG GGATTTTGATGCATTTGATTTGAGGTTGCGGCTTCCAGCTGTCGTAAGCAAACTGAGCAAGGCCGTCAATAGAAATGGGGGTGTGACTTACATACATTGCACCGCTGGACTTGGCAGAGCTCCGGCAGTTGCG TTGACATATATGTTCTGGGTTCAAGGCTATAAGCTTGGTGAAGCTTTCAATTTACTCATG AGCAAGCGCTCCTGCTTTCCAAAACTAGATGCCATCAAAAGTGCCACAGCAGACATT CTTACAGGCCTTAAAAGGAAGCCTGCCACATTGACATGGTCTGGTGATGATTGTAGTACAGTGGAAATATCTGGACTTGATATTGGCTGGGGCCAG AGAATATCCTTGGAATTTGATGAGGAACGAGGTTTGTGGACTCTCCAGAGGGATTTGCCT GAAGGACACTATGAATACAAGTACATTGTTGATGGTGTATGGACATGCAATGAATTTGAGCCCATCACTTCTCCCAACAAAGATGGACATATCAACAACTATGtaaag CAGGTTCTTGACGACAATCCAGACAGCATCAGTGCAGCAGTTCGGAATAGGCTCACTAGTGATGACCCTGATCTTACTTCAGACGAAAGGCTAATAATTAGGGAATTTCTTGAAGCTTATCCAGACGAAGAATGA
- the LOC107775688 gene encoding phosphoglucan phosphatase DSP4, amyloplastic-like isoform X2 yields MTKFADQRLSIVAQVVSGSESSTEKGETEKDAGKSDTYSNDMTAAMGAVLTYRHELGMNYNFIRPDLIVGSCLQTPEDVDKLRSIGVKTIFCLQQNPDLEYFGVDIGAIREYVNKCSDIEHLRAEIRDFDAFDLRLRLPAVVSKLSKAVNRNGGVTYIHCTAGLGRAPAVALTYMFWVQGYKLGEAFNLLMSKRSCFPKLDAIKSATADILTGLKRKPATLTWSGDDCSTVEISGLDIGWGQRISLEFDEERGLWTLQRDLPEGHYEYKYIVDGVWTCNEFEPITSPNKDGHINNYVKQVLDDNPDSISAAVRNRLTSDDPDLTSDERLIIREFLEAYPDEE; encoded by the exons ATGACAAAATTTGCTGATCAGCGTCTAAGTATTGTGGCACAG gTTGTATCTGGTTCTGAATCTAGTACAGAGAAGGGTGAAACAGAGAAGGATGCAGGAAAATCTGATACATACAGCAATGACATGACTGCAGCCATGGGAGCTG ttttaacctataggcatgagTTAGGAATGAACTACAACTTCATCCGTCCAGATTTGATTGTTGGGTCATGTCTACAG ACTCCTGAGGATGTGGACAAGCTTCGCAGCATTGGAGTAAAAACTATTTTTTGCTTGCAGCAAAATCCAGATCTCGA ATATTTTGGGGTTGATATTGGTGCAATTCGTGAATATGTCAACAAATGCAGTGATATTGAACACTTGCGTGCCGAAATAAG GGATTTTGATGCATTTGATTTGAGGTTGCGGCTTCCAGCTGTCGTAAGCAAACTGAGCAAGGCCGTCAATAGAAATGGGGGTGTGACTTACATACATTGCACCGCTGGACTTGGCAGAGCTCCGGCAGTTGCG TTGACATATATGTTCTGGGTTCAAGGCTATAAGCTTGGTGAAGCTTTCAATTTACTCATG AGCAAGCGCTCCTGCTTTCCAAAACTAGATGCCATCAAAAGTGCCACAGCAGACATT CTTACAGGCCTTAAAAGGAAGCCTGCCACATTGACATGGTCTGGTGATGATTGTAGTACAGTGGAAATATCTGGACTTGATATTGGCTGGGGCCAG AGAATATCCTTGGAATTTGATGAGGAACGAGGTTTGTGGACTCTCCAGAGGGATTTGCCT GAAGGACACTATGAATACAAGTACATTGTTGATGGTGTATGGACATGCAATGAATTTGAGCCCATCACTTCTCCCAACAAAGATGGACATATCAACAACTATGtaaag CAGGTTCTTGACGACAATCCAGACAGCATCAGTGCAGCAGTTCGGAATAGGCTCACTAGTGATGACCCTGATCTTACTTCAGACGAAAGGCTAATAATTAGGGAATTTCTTGAAGCTTATCCAGACGAAGAATGA